Proteins encoded within one genomic window of Oncorhynchus masou masou isolate Uvic2021 chromosome 1, UVic_Omas_1.1, whole genome shotgun sequence:
- the psmc3 gene encoding 26S proteasome regulatory subunit 6A isoform X1 yields MASLNDRSVWDEVEDGIGEEVLKMSTEEIVQRTRLLDSEIKIMKSEVLRVTHELQAMKDKIKENTEKIKVNKTLPYLVSNVIELLDVDPNDQEEDGANIDLDSQRKGKCAVIKTSTRQTYFLPVIGLVDAEKLKPGDLVGVNKDSYLILETLPTEYDSRVKAMEVDERPTEQYSDIGGLDKQIQELVEAIVLPMNHKEKFENLGIQPPKGVLMYGPPGTGKTLLARACAAQTKATFLKLAGPQLVQMFIGDGAKLVRDAFALAKEKAPSIIFIDELDAIGTKRFDSEKAGDREVQRTMLELLNQLDGFQPNMQVKVIAATNRVDILDPALLRSGRLDRKIEFPMPNEEARARIMQIHSRKMNVSPDVNYEELARCTDDFNGAQCKAVCVEAGMIALRRGATELNHEDYMEGILEVQAKKKANLQYYA; encoded by the exons ATCATGAAGAGTGAGGTATTGAGGGTAACGCATGAGCTGCAGGCCATGAAGGACAAAATCAAAGAAAACACAGAGAAGATCAAAGTGAACAAGACCCTGCCGTACCTGGTCTCCAATGTCATCGAG CTTCTGGATGTGGACCCAAATGACCAGGAGGAGGATGGAGCAAACATTGATCTAGATTCCCAGAGGAAGGGCAAATGCGCTGTCATCAAAACATCTACAAGACAG ACATACTTCCTCCCGGTCATTGGCTTGGTGGATGCAGAGAAGCTGAAGCCGGGAGACCTCGTG GGTGTAAACAAGGACTCATACTTGATCCTGGAAACCCTGCCCACAGAGTATGACTCCAGAGTCAAAGCCATGGAGGTGGACGAGCGCCCCACTGAACAGTACAGTGACATTGGTGGATTAGACAAACAGATCCAGGAG CTGGTGGAAGCAATTGTTCTGCCCATGAACCACAAGGAGAAGTTTGAGAACCTGGGTATTCAGCCACCTAAGGGGGTTTTGATGTATGGCCCCCCAGGCACAGGGAAAACCCTACTGGCTAGGGCCTGTGCTGCCCAGACCAAG GCCACATTTCTCAAGCTGGCTGGCCCACAGCTGGTCCAGATGTTCATTGGTGATGGTGCCAAGCTTGTCCGAGACGCCTTTGCCCTGGCCAAGGAGAAGGCCCCCTCTATCATCTTCATAGATGAGCTGGACGCCATTGGAACCAAACG GTTTGACAGTGAGAAAGCAGGTGACAGGGAGGTTCAGAGAACTATGCTTGAGCTCCTCAACCAGCTGGATGGGTTCCAGCCCAACATGCAAGTTAAG GTTATCGCTGCCACTAACAGGGTGGATATCTTAGATCCCGCACTGCTGCGTTCTGGACGTCTGGACCGTAAGATTGAGTTCCCAATGCCCAATGAGGAAGCACGAGCCCGCATCATGCAGATTCACTCACGCAAGATGAACGTCAG CCCTGATGTCAACTACGAGGAGCTGGCCAGGTGCACTGATGATTTCAATGGCGCCCAGTGCAAAGCAGTGTGTGTGGAGGCG GGTATGATCGCCCTTCGCAGGGGGGCAACTGAGCTCAATCATGAGGACTACATGGAAGGCATCTTAGAAGTACAGGCCAAGAAAAAGGCCAACCTGCAGTACTACGCCTAA
- the psmc3 gene encoding 26S proteasome regulatory subunit 6A isoform X2, which produces MASLNDRSVWDEDGIGEEVLKMSTEEIVQRTRLLDSEIKIMKSEVLRVTHELQAMKDKIKENTEKIKVNKTLPYLVSNVIELLDVDPNDQEEDGANIDLDSQRKGKCAVIKTSTRQTYFLPVIGLVDAEKLKPGDLVGVNKDSYLILETLPTEYDSRVKAMEVDERPTEQYSDIGGLDKQIQELVEAIVLPMNHKEKFENLGIQPPKGVLMYGPPGTGKTLLARACAAQTKATFLKLAGPQLVQMFIGDGAKLVRDAFALAKEKAPSIIFIDELDAIGTKRFDSEKAGDREVQRTMLELLNQLDGFQPNMQVKVIAATNRVDILDPALLRSGRLDRKIEFPMPNEEARARIMQIHSRKMNVSPDVNYEELARCTDDFNGAQCKAVCVEAGMIALRRGATELNHEDYMEGILEVQAKKKANLQYYA; this is translated from the exons ATCATGAAGAGTGAGGTATTGAGGGTAACGCATGAGCTGCAGGCCATGAAGGACAAAATCAAAGAAAACACAGAGAAGATCAAAGTGAACAAGACCCTGCCGTACCTGGTCTCCAATGTCATCGAG CTTCTGGATGTGGACCCAAATGACCAGGAGGAGGATGGAGCAAACATTGATCTAGATTCCCAGAGGAAGGGCAAATGCGCTGTCATCAAAACATCTACAAGACAG ACATACTTCCTCCCGGTCATTGGCTTGGTGGATGCAGAGAAGCTGAAGCCGGGAGACCTCGTG GGTGTAAACAAGGACTCATACTTGATCCTGGAAACCCTGCCCACAGAGTATGACTCCAGAGTCAAAGCCATGGAGGTGGACGAGCGCCCCACTGAACAGTACAGTGACATTGGTGGATTAGACAAACAGATCCAGGAG CTGGTGGAAGCAATTGTTCTGCCCATGAACCACAAGGAGAAGTTTGAGAACCTGGGTATTCAGCCACCTAAGGGGGTTTTGATGTATGGCCCCCCAGGCACAGGGAAAACCCTACTGGCTAGGGCCTGTGCTGCCCAGACCAAG GCCACATTTCTCAAGCTGGCTGGCCCACAGCTGGTCCAGATGTTCATTGGTGATGGTGCCAAGCTTGTCCGAGACGCCTTTGCCCTGGCCAAGGAGAAGGCCCCCTCTATCATCTTCATAGATGAGCTGGACGCCATTGGAACCAAACG GTTTGACAGTGAGAAAGCAGGTGACAGGGAGGTTCAGAGAACTATGCTTGAGCTCCTCAACCAGCTGGATGGGTTCCAGCCCAACATGCAAGTTAAG GTTATCGCTGCCACTAACAGGGTGGATATCTTAGATCCCGCACTGCTGCGTTCTGGACGTCTGGACCGTAAGATTGAGTTCCCAATGCCCAATGAGGAAGCACGAGCCCGCATCATGCAGATTCACTCACGCAAGATGAACGTCAG CCCTGATGTCAACTACGAGGAGCTGGCCAGGTGCACTGATGATTTCAATGGCGCCCAGTGCAAAGCAGTGTGTGTGGAGGCG GGTATGATCGCCCTTCGCAGGGGGGCAACTGAGCTCAATCATGAGGACTACATGGAAGGCATCTTAGAAGTACAGGCCAAGAAAAAGGCCAACCTGCAGTACTACGCCTAA
- the LOC135547132 gene encoding mitochondrial carrier homolog 2-like: protein MADTCGQVLLGSGLTVLSHPLMYIKVLVQVGHEPLPPSLGRNLFGRQVYQLPGLFAYAKHIIKIDGKAGLFNGLAPRLCAGTIGTLVHSRVLQRCQDAGKYEVSGTSQKAEEGSLQHVVNETTKEMIARSCATIVTHPFHVITLRCMVQFIGRETKYSGVFDSIVTVYKNEGVLGFFAGLIPRLLGDVLSLWICNMLAHLINTYAIDDSMSHTGEIKNCSQAVTGFFASMLTYPFVLVSNLMAVNDCGLAGGLPPYASIYPTWVDCWRHLSLEGNMSRGNSLFFRKLPVGKTYAIDQKRFF, encoded by the exons ATGGCGGACACGTGTGGCCAAGTACTTCTGGGGTCTGGATTAACGGTCCTTTCCCACCCCCTCATGTACATCAAAGTTCTAGTTCAG GTTGGCCAtgaacctctccctccctcccttggaAGAAACCTGTTTGGTAGACAAGTGTACCAGCTGCCTGGATTGTTTGCCTATG CGAAGCACATCATAAAGATTGATGGCAAGGCAGGTCTCTTTAATGGCCTAGCCCCCCGGCTCTGTGCAGGGACCATCGGCACCCTCGTACACAGCAGAGTCTTGCAG AGATGCCAGGATGCAGGCAAATATGAG GTGTCTGGAACCAGTCAGAAAGCTGAAGAGGGATCTTTACAGCATGTTGTGAATGAG ACAACCAAAGAGATGATAGCCCGCTCCTGTGCCACGATCGTCACGCACCCCTTCCATG TGATCACCTTGAGATGCATGGTCCAGTTTATCGGTAGAGAAACCAAGTACAG TGGAGTGTTTGATTCCATCGTCACTGTCTACAAGAATGAAGGAGTTCTGGGATTCTTTGC GGGCCTTATTCCTCGTTTGCTGGGTGACGTGCTCTCTCTGTGGATCTGCAACATGCTTGCCCACCTCATCAACACATACGCCATTGATGACTCA ATGAGTCACACAGGAGAAATAAAGAACTGCTCTCAGGCTGTGACTGGG TTCTTTGCCAGTATGCTCACATACCCCTTTGTTTTGGTGTCAAACCTCATGGCTGTCAATGACTGCGG GCTGGCTGGCGGTCTCCCTCCCTATGCTTCTATATATCCAACCTGGGTGGACTGCTGGAGGCACCTGAGCCTAGAG GGAAACATGAGCAGAGGCAACAGTTTATTTTTCCGGAAGCTGCCTGTGGGGAAGACGTATGCAATCGACCAGAAGAGATTTTTTTGA